A window of Candidatus Nomurabacteria bacterium genomic DNA:
AGTAGGTCATTGCTACTCATATCTTTCATTAGGGTTAGTCTGACCTCATTAAGCAACTGATCGATCATTTCAGCTGACATATTTAGATCCTCTGAGTGGATCCACAACAGTTCTTCGATTTGATCTAGATTTGTAGGATCAATAACTTTTAGTAACTTTAGGGTGTCTTTCATTGGGCAGGGATGAAAGTAAATTTAGTTCTTAGACACAATATACTGTATTTGTATACCTTCGGGTTATCAATATACAGGTATCAGGTGTGTGTGTAAACAATTCGTATCTAATGTCATACAACGATCCAAGAACCCTATTTTGAAGAAATAAACACGTTGATTGAACATCATATATATACATAGCTATATAATCTACTACTCTCATAGGAGATCTATGATCAGAGCATCTCGTAGCTGTGAGAGCACAGATATACACATGAAATAGAGTATATCTACAGAGAGAATACCCGCAAAGAAAACTGTCAAAATAACCTATATATGCGTATCTTTCCCAAAGTATATAAAGATTTGCTTCTTCTTAAAAAATCATTAAGATCTGCGGTCACACCTTATAGGTCTTGACAAGATTTTGTGTTCAGAAAGAAAAGAGCCAGCTATTGCTGGCTCTCATTATGTCTTCTAACTCTAAAAGTATAGATCAGTCTGCTTCACCTAGAACTACTGAAACAGAGACTTCTTTTCCATCTCTCAAAATTTTCATTTCTACAGAATCCCCTATTTTGAATTTCTGTATCATCTCGATAAAAGAAGATACTACAGGATCGCCCTCGATCTGTACAATGATGTCGCCTCGTTTTATACCTGCATCCTGAGCTGGGCTACCATCAACCACACTTCTAACAAATGCTCCGGGTAGGATATCCGTGTAGTACCTTGCTTGTGACTCAGTGATCATCTCATACTCTATACCAACAAAGGGTCTCAAGAATTTCCCATAGATCCTATACTCTTCGAGACGATTCACAACCCTGTTGATCGGCAAGGCAAAAGAGATATTGTCGGCGCCAGAAGTAGTAGCAAAGTTCACCCCTATAACCTCTCCTGACGAGTTGAGTAACGGACCACCGGAATTACCCGGATTGACCGCCGCATCAATTTGTATCACATTTTCGAATGTTTTGACTGTACCAAAGAAACTTCCTGAACTTGTCGAAACGGATCTGTCCAAACCACTGATCACTCCTGTGGTCACACTCCCTGCATACTCACCTAGAGGAGTACCGATAGCTATCACCATCTGACCCGGAATAAGAGCATCAGAATCACCGAGTTCAACTGGATCTAACCCTTCTGCATCGATCTTTAACAAAGCAATATCATTGAAATCATCCCGTACAATATCTTGTACCTCATACTCCTCTCCATCCTCAGTGATGACTTTATAATCTGCATTCTGATCTGATACAACATGCTGATTTGTTATGATCAATCCGTTCTCGTCTACAATGAATCCTGAACCGATATTGTTACTTCGATCAACCACACCTGTTCCCGGCTGAAGTTCGAGTTGCGATATTGCAACACTTACCACTGAATGCATATTTTCCTGCACTACCTCTATCACCTGACTCTCCTCACTTGTGACCTTTACTATCTTATTTTCTTGGGTCACAATACTTGAATCATTACTATCTGACTTTTCGGTAAGCCATTCGATGGTCACACCTCGATCTTTCAGAAAATCTGTTAAGTTTCGTGCAGTATAGAAACCAAGTATCACCCCACCTAGCAAGATCGCAAATATAACTAGAACGAGAGATGTACAACCACAACCGATAAGTTTCTTCTTTCTTGATCTTCTCTCATTTTTCTCTTCTTTTGAATTTTTTAGGATCGCATCCTTCTCTTTTTCGCTCTTATCCGAGATTGGATCAACGGATTTAGTTTTCCCATCTACAACTGTAGTACCAACCGTTTCACCCACTTTCTTTTCATCTGACTTCGTGATTTTTTCTTCCATCTTTCTGAAAAACTAAATTTATCTAATTTCTGTCTGAAGAATATCGATCGCAGAATCCATCTGAGGGTCAATACCCTGTTTGAAATCCTCGTCTGTCAGATCGATATTTACATCCGGGATTATCGGATCATCAGGATTGATCCAAGTCCCGTCAGGCAAAAGCCACTTTAGAGTTGTTATGTGGAGGCTCGATCCATCAGGGAATGAGCGGACATCTTGTGCGGTACCTTTTCCGTATGTAGGTATACCAACAACTGTTGCTCTATTATTCTTTTGTAAAGCACCAGACATGATCTCAGATGCAGAAGCGCTACCATTATTCACTAAAACCACTACAGGCACATCAAGAAGCTTTCCCTTTCTGGTGACAGTAAAATCGGTCACTGCCCCACGCTGGTCTTGCTGTTTTGAAACGATTGTTCCTTCCTTCAGAAATTCATTGGCTGCATAAACTGCTGCATTAAAGAATCCTCCAGGATTGCCTCTAAGATCTATTATCAAGGCTTCAGCATTGCTTTCTTGGAATTGTGATACCATCTGATCCCATTTGTTCTGCCAACTTCTTAGATCTGCTTCTGTAAATCTCGACACATCAAAGATCGCTATACTGGGGTCTTTCTCGCTTAATTTGAATTCCATACTTGATACAGTTATTTGACCCCTTGTGATCGTAATATCCACAGGAGTGCTTTCGTCTGTATGTAGTACCGTCAACGTCACATCAGTACCCTCTTCACCTCGGATCTTCAAGACAATATCAAACAAGCTATCGTTTGTTGTCACATCGACCCCATCTACAGCCAATACTACATCGCCAGGCTGTATACCTGCAGAGGATGCAGGAGAACCCTTCAAAGGAGAGATTATCACTATCAGACCGTCTTTATATCCCATTTCAGCACCGATACCCGAGAAAAGATTTCCAGCTGTAGAATCATTGAAGGCAGCGGTTTCTTCTGGGGTTAGATATAAGGTGGCAGGATCACCATATGAATTGACCATTCCTTGTATTGCACCATAGAACATCTCTTTTTCATCAACCTTCTCCTTGTCTACATAATCAGAGGTCATCTGCTTCCAAACATTCCAGAAAAGTCCAAAATCGACATTTTCGATATCAATGTCACCTCCATTTGTATCTCCTGTGAACCGAACGATCTTTGTAGGATCAAGAGCATCAACAAAACCTGATTCTACTTGCCTGCCAGCAAATATACCAAGCGAAAAAGTTATGACGACAAGTATTGCGACTCCTACTAATTTGTTTACCTTATTCATATCTTTTTGTGATCTATCATTTATTTTAGCTGGTCTACCTTGAAAAGGAGTTCCGTATTCTTTTTTGTTTGGCATTATCTCATAGTCAAAGTTATTGATTCATAGGGCTTTTTACCTCAATGATTATAAATTGCATAGGAGATGATATCAACAGACTTGATAATAATTACACAAAATTTTCACATCTATGAAAACTGTATCTGTGTCAGTCGAAACAGCAGTTAGACTTTTGTGATATACCCCTCTACAGAATTCTTGTCGACCAGAAGTCGCTTCTTGCCACGTGTTTCGATAAGGAACTTCTCATCCTCATCCATCAGATCGATCACCTCCCCCACTACACCATAATTGCTTGGATCGTAAACTTTCGCTAAAGTTCCGACTACTAGTTTAGGCAAAAAGTAGCTATTACCTTTGAAACTAGAGGGGTCTATTGCCGGTTGATTTGCTATCACCAAAGAGTTGTCATTCGGTTCTACCTTCACTTGGTGACCGACAGAATTTTGTAATATTGAAAGGATCTCTTTATCCAGAGGAACCTGACCAAAACCTCCCAATATCACCAAGGGAACCTTTAATTGCTTCATCTCTGGCTGATCAATTGCATTTACGATAATGATCTTGGCATTACGTTTATAGATCTCTCGCGCAAGATCCTGATAGATGAACCTGCCTGCAAACACGATCTTGTTCTCATAAGTGCTAAGCAGATCTCTTTTTGAATATACTGAAGAACCATCCCCTAAGATCAATAACTCACCAGATATCTCCTCAGTACCTTGGTCTACAGCATTTTTGACCTGATGGCCGTATGTATAACTGATCTGTGCTCCATCCGTTTCAATAGTCAACCTTCTGTTCAATTCTAGTCCTACTACTTTTCCCTGCAAATGACTATTCACTTGAACCACCTCCTCCTCTCCGAGAATCCTAAGAAATCCCTGTGTTATCCTGCTAAGATCTACAACCCCATCCTTGCCTGCCACAACACGTCTTCCTATCATCCCTGCAGCTGTCAACTTTTCAGCTAGTAGATCACCTGTCACTACATACTCCCCTGATATTCTCCCCACATAATCAGGTGAATTTTCTGCTTTGATACCTAGGATCCGAGGTAGATAGTATGAGTCGATCACTTTCTTTCTTTTCATTTCATACAACTGCTGTCCGTATAAGACATTTTCTCCCACTCCAATAAATGAAGTAGCTCCAGATGGGAATGGCACAGACATAGTACAAGTCACTTTTTTTGGTATGATCTGAACTCTATTCACCCATCCACTGTTTTAATTTAGAAATATTTGCACGAAAGTCAGGTCCATATACTACAGGCTTATACCTTGCATCCATAAACACGCTATCTATTGGTAATTTTTCAAGGTCGCTTATAACATTTATCTCTTCAGACAAACCTTCTACATATGCCTGCTTAACAAATTTCCCAGTTAGGACTATGTTTTCACTGATCTCTTCAGAATTATCTGCCAATTTCATACGAACAAGCTCAGGACTCAATGCAAACACATCTCTCTTCTTTCCTTTACTTAAGATCTCCCCAGTGAAAGCCACACGTTTCTCGCCTTTTCTACCAGGCACCTCAATTACAAACACCTTAGATGCTGATGAGGCTAAAACACTCCTTGGAACAATATAATCTTGTGCATTTATTCCTCTAGAATACTCATCTCCAAACAATTCGATCCTATGATCCTTATCGACCAACAGATCAAACGACCCCCTCATCTGTAATCCATCCAACAACCCAAGCACAAGAGCTCTTCCAGGCATCAACGAAGCCAACCTTCCTGTAATTACAAATAACGACCTTCTTCCTACCTGTCCGAATTGTGCGAAAACATCCTTTTTATTATTGAACATGGTCATAGATTGTACGGTGAGGAATGAACGGAGAAGGTCATGTAGAACCGGATCTTCTGTTTTTTCTGTTGGTCTGATAAGAAAGTTTGCCCACATATTAACTACTTGTGAATTCTCTACATCAACAGATGCAAAGGCTTTCAACCTCTTATCATTTATCGATTCGATCAGATGATCCTTACTATCCCAATGGATCTTGGTCTGCAACAACTTTGGCGTCACAGCACCCAATTTATCTCTAGTCAGATCTAATCTGTACAGATCAAATTTCTCAGGATCAGCATCCAGATATAACAACTCATCATATTCTAATTTGCTCATGATCGGAGGGAGGATCTTGAGATAGAACTTAGCATCGGTGGTGGTTAACTTTGCAGTAGGGAGATATGTATGCAGGATCGACAGGAGTTTTATTTTTTTAGGGAGTGTGTAGTTCAATGCGAAATTTACACCAGAAACTCCTTTCCCCTCATCCGAGAAAGGTACGCTATTAACTAATGAGTATGTATTTCCAGTTCTCTGTACGATCTCCCAATTAAAGCTTTCTTCAAGAGTATTGAAGTATTCATCCCAAAATTGTTGATCTGAGATATCGTCTCTTTCTTCATCATATCTAACCGTATCTGTGAGAATATAGTTCCTACCGGCACCATAGTGTGAATACGCTAAGTTCGCAGTGATCCTGTTTCTACTTATATGTATTCCAAGATATGCATTTTTATCTACCAAAGGAGAAATTGCCATCAATTCCTATTTTCCAAAGACCTTACTGCCTTCAGTATACAATCAAGACAGGACTGATACAAACCTCCACCTCATAGAAGTGATAGATGTCTCCCTATTGATCTTGTCATTAAACATTGATCCTGTGATTAATATCGTGGCTCTGTTCTTGTTTGGAATTGCATCAGAACACTAGGTTTGTACCAGGTGTGCTCACGCTGAGAACAAAGCATCGTGCACTGGTTGTACCAGGTGGGCCCACGCTGAGAACAAAGCATCGTGCACTGGTTGTACCAGGTGGGCTCACGCCGGGAGCAAAGCATCGTGCACTGGTTGTACCAGGTGGGCCCATAGAGACAGCTGTTCATTCATACAGTTGATACTCGATACATAAGAATCATGGTCTCCATAGAAAAAAAGGGGGCAAGGCCCCCTTTTGTATCTATCATTGATCATACTTAAGCATCAGCAGCTACATAAGGTAGTAATGCCATGAACCTAGCTCTTTTAATAGAGCCGGTCAACTGCCTTTGATGCTTCGCACAAACCCCAGACTTTTCTGTACTTATGATCTTTCCTCGCACACTAGTGAATTTCTTGAGTTGATATACATCCTTATATGTGACGAATTTTACTCCAGATTCACAGAGAGGACATTTAAGATCCAATTTTACCTTACGACGACCTCTTCGACCACCTCGATGAGGTTCGTCGTCTTCGAAGCTCTTTACATCAACAACATCATCTAGTGTTGGTTTTGAAGTTGTACTTGTAACTATTTGTTCTGCCATGTTATCCGAAATTATACATTATTTTGTTTAGAATGGGAGTTCATCATCAGTTGGATCCTCATCAGAGCCAGTTTCTTCGACCAGATACTCATCTGCTTCAACAGACGCCTGAGAATTAGCTTTCTTAGGTGTATCTGCTGTGGCATTAGATTGATCTCCTCCACCTACTCCTTGTCTCCCCTTACTATCAAGAAGTTTCATTTCACTTATCCTTACTTCGGTCTTGTATCGGGTTGATCCATCTTCAGCTTCCCACGATCTGGTAACTAATTCACCTTCCACATAAACCATCATGCCTTTTGCTAGGATCTGCTGACATATCTCAGCCATCTTTCCCCAAGCAACTATATTGTGATACTGAGTTGATTCCTGTACGTCACCATTGGTATCTTTCCAGGTTCGATTCGTAGCGATACCAAAAGTGGCTACTGGAGTACCGTTTGCGGTATACCTCAGCTCGGGATCTCTAGTTAGATTCCCGATCAACATCACTTTGTTCAAAGATCTTACTGACATCTAAATTCTTCTGTAAATTTATCTATTTCCTTCGATTCTATATCTGATCCATTAAATTGGAGTTAAAAATTTTTTAAAGCTACTCCATTGCTTCTAATGCAGCCTGCTCTCTATCGATGTCTTCTTTAAAGTTCTTCTTTTTGAGAGAGCTTCCGATCTCTTCAGGTCTGTTGACCCTTACGACCATATATCTCAAGATCTCCTGCTTTAGTTCCATCTGTCGTTTAAGCTCCTTTAATGCTTCGGTAGGAAGGCTCAAAAGGTACACAATATAGTATCCCTCATTGTGACCTTGGATCTTGTATGCCAAGTATCTCTTACCCCAAACATCGGAGTCATCGACCGATCCCCCAAGATCAGTGGCTAACTGTTGAATACCTTTATGCACTGATTTTCGGACATCGTCAGGAAGCAAAGGCTTTAGGGCGACCATCATTTCGTACTTTACGCTCTGTGCCATTAACATTCCAGCGTTAAATTATTTACATAACCAGAGGACAGCGTGATTCTAGCAGAAAGACGTGCGGTTTGCACTATTGGTAGAAGTGGTCATGGAAAATTATCCACCCTATCAAGTAGAATGTGGAGGCGAAGCCGTTGATCTCGTCTTTGGACCTAGGAATTCCTGCTTAGTCATTTTACCCATTACGAGGAGTGAGAACATTCACGTGAATGCCCGAAATGATGCCCTACGGCCATGGGTAATAACTGATAACTTTAGTCGTGCTCAAATATATGGCTACGGTTTTTGGAGACCTGAAAACGAACTAGGCTCTATGGAGAGTTTACCATTCTATCCTGTTGCACTTGTGTATGAGCAGTCCACATCAAACACACTATCTGGGTCACTGCATGTAGTAGATATACGGATTGGAGAAAGAAACTTAGATGCACCTTATGTAATGGCACTAGGTGCTGACATAATACAAATGCTCAAATTTGGTAGGATAAAAAAGGGCGAGAAGTTGCTTCATCCACAAACAAGTGGAGAACGAATTTTTATTTGGAGATAAGCTACAACTAACACCTCAAACCAACTTGTACCAAGTCTATGAAGAATGCCTTTGACTTCTAGTGGCTATACACCACCATATAATCGCCGTCCTGCATTATGTAACCTTTTCCTTGATTTCTTACCAGACCCTTCTCTTTTGCCTGCTGGTATCCACCTAGTGCGATCATTTTCTCTACATTCACTACATCTGCAGTGATAAATCCTGTAGAAAGATCTGTATGGATAACTCCAGCAGCCTCTTTTGCGGTAGCCCCCTGCACTATCGACCATGCGTTACATTCTTTCTCGCTTCCGGTATAGAAGGTGATCAGTTGAAGCTGTTCAAAAGCCGTATGTATGACATCATCGATCAATATCGGTTGATACCCCAAAAGATCGATGTACTCGAACTTCTCAGCCTCGTTCATTCTACTAAGATCCCCCACTATCTTTACATCTACAGCGATAGCCCTACAATCCGGTAATCTATCCTCAAACATCTTTATCTGCGTCTGTGCATCGCTAAGGCTCTCAGCCTGTACATTCAATATGAATAATCTTGGTTTTGAACTGAGTAACCAGAGATCATCAGCGAACTCTTTCTCATCTTTAGTAAGTTGAACGTCTATAGCAGGGATACCTTCTCCCAAAGCACTCTTCAATTTCTCGAGGGTTCCTGTCTGTAGCTGTATTTCCTTTTCTTTTGTCACCCTTGCTTTCTTTGATATTTCCGCGTATTTTCTCTCAACAGTATCAAGATCTTTTAGGATGAGTTCGGTCTGTACTATCTGAAAATCATCCCAAGGGTCGATACGCTCGTAAATATGCGTGATCGTTTGACTTCTAAATGCTCTGAGTACATACATTATCATATCAACTTCACGAATATGCGAAAGAAATTGATTCCCCAATCCTTCTCCTTCTGAAGCTCCCTTAACCAATCCTGCTATATCAACAAATGTAATTGCGGAAGGAACGACTTTCTGTGCCTGATAATGTTTGGATAATGATTCTAATCGTGGATCTGGTACCTCAACTACTCCTACATTCTTGTCAATCGTACAGAAAGGAAAGTTTTCTGCAGGAACAGTATTTTCAGTCAGGGAATTAAAGAGTGTTGATTTGCCAGCATTTGGCAATCCAACAATACCGATAGAAAGTGAGTGAGATCTAATTGCTGACATATTTAATAATAAGACTTCAAGTGAAGTGAAATAACTACTACAATGACTGTATGCTGACGTTATTCTATCATCAAAAGAGAAATTCTCACAGAAGTATACTTCTGACAGCTATTTTTCTCCTCATAACAATCTTAACACCAGTTTCGACACCTAGTACGATTAACTCTGCTGACACACCTGCCTTCATTATCACTACAGACTACAACCTGTACTACACTCCTAATGACTCGTTTGTGACAGTAGAAGAAACCCTCACATTGGAGGCAAAAGATCGAAATTATTTTTACCCCGCTCAAACTGAACGATCATTTCTACTACCCGACTTCACACTTAATGAGGACCCCCAGGAGAGAGCCTTTAAAACAAGCACACTCACTATTCTTGATGAGAGAGGTATCGAATTGGACAAGCAGATCTCAGAGATCGAGGGTGGACTCGAAGTTACTGTACCAGAAACTCGCGATGTCACTTTCTGGAATTCAGAAAAATTCACCATCAGGTATAATACTCATGAGCTGGTAGATCAAGTTGGAAATGTAACCAATCTTTATATCCCTGGCCTACCAGAAGATACCTCTTTCATATCTACTGACGATAGATATGGTCTAACTACAGAGTACAGATTTAATACCAACTTACATGTACCAAAAGATTCTCCTTCTGAATCATTCATGATGCCACAAGGTGGTATTGGCGTATCAGAAGATAGTAATACTCGGAAATACTCTGTCACCGCTCAAGACAGGATCGGAACAACTGCTTGGATACAATTAGGTACTACACAATACTTTTATTTCAAATTGATACAAGACACCCCAAAAACAGACAATATTGTACCTGAGGAGGTAAACAAGTATTCAGATCTGCTTTCTACAAATGTATACGAACTACCTTTGCCTCGTGAACATTCTGAAACAGATCAACGAGTGTTCTTCACAAAGATAGATCCCTATCCTACAGCAATTAACCGCGATGACGAAGGCAACCTACTAGCAACCTTTGAAGTTCCAGCGAACAAAGATGGGCAGATCATCATAGAGGGGTACATAAAGCTAACCTCTGATGGTGAGATGGCACCAGAAGACATGTCTCTAAATGAATATCTTTCTTTAACTGGCTCTGATCTTGATATACAACAGTACACTCGGGCAGACAAATACTGGGAGAGCAATGATGAATTCATCATAAACATTGCTGAGGATCTATGGAAAGAAAGTAGTACTATATTGGAACTCATCAACAACGATTATGACAGGATAATTCAGACTTTTGATTATAGTTATTCCAAAGTAGAAGGAGAGAATCCTAGAATTGGAGCCCTCTCGGCACTCAGTGGTGGACCAGCCGTGTGTATGGAGTATTCGGATTCATTGATCGCAATATTACGAGCACAAGGGATACCTGCTCGTGCTGCTATCGGATATGGAAATGACCCGACAGGAGCTGAAAATAACATAGGTGCGTCAGAGGCTTCTGTACAAAACATCGGTCATCAGTGGGTACAGGTTTGGTTACCTGATTACGGATGGTTATCTGTCGATCCGACTTGGGGTGAATCAGGTAGGAGGTATATCGGGGGTAATCTTGACCATATCCTTTGGTATACGATCGGAAATTCAGATCAAGGTTTCATCGGTACCGCATTAAGTACAGCAGACCCTATTACAGCGCATGTCCTGACCAGCTATGATGTATATCTACAAGCACTTACCGAAGAAGAATTCACAAATGCTAACGAGCTTACTAGTTTGCAAGAATTGCTTATACGATACGAAGGTGTAGAAGTGGATCCGATAAGTTACTTCTTAAAAACAACCAGTATTGGAAAGATCATCGTTTTCATCATACCCATAGCATCACTACTAATTGCACTGATGTTTATCTCAGCATTGGTATCAACATTTCGGAAGATCTACAAAAAGCAACGATCTTAGAACGATATTATCAGATTGACCAATGCAGAGACACCTATGATGACCTCTTATATCTTTCAACATGAAAAGATCCCCAGTATCTTCATCTAGGATTGGATGTGTAAATATCTAACGCTGAGAAGGATGACTATCTGATCGGTATCCGAATATCTACATCCTAGTGAGTGCTAAGCGTCCGTTCAATCCCTTATCCTAAACAGCTTATCGACCTTCGATGCTTCTAACCCTGTTCTCAATCTATCAGCGCTAGTGGCATACAATGTCATGAGCTCGTCACCCTGGCGAACGGTATCACCAACAGTCTTGTTCAGAAAGATACCTGCATTTTTGATATATGGATTTCCTAATGCTCTTGCGACCTTAACGATCTCTTTGTTATCTACAACTTCTATCTTTCCGCTTTTTGGAGCTTTCAAAGTATCCTGATACTCACCTAGCTCGATCTCAGATGAATTGATCCGTTTCGTTGCACCTTGTGTCTCAGCGATCTCCCAGAATTTCTCTAAAGCAGCACCAGAATCTAACTTCTCTCTAGCAGATTCGAAACCTTTGCCGTTCTCTACTGTCCCCGTCATCTCTAGTAATTGACCTGCCATCCTTAAAGCGGTTTCCTCAAGTCCTCGCGGTCGTAACTCATCCCGCTCATATACTCTCAATATATCGCGGATCTCTAATGCAGGTCCTATACCGTATCCATCAGGAGAACAAACCATCCTAGAGTACACTTCACACGTTATACCTACTTTTGAGAAAAGGTCGATGAAACCTCGCTTTAACACTTCGACATCAT
This region includes:
- a CDS encoding trypsin-like peptidase domain-containing protein — encoded protein: MEEKITKSDEKKVGETVGTTVVDGKTKSVDPISDKSEKEKDAILKNSKEEKNERRSRKKKLIGCGCTSLVLVIFAILLGGVILGFYTARNLTDFLKDRGVTIEWLTEKSDSNDSSIVTQENKIVKVTSEESQVIEVVQENMHSVVSVAISQLELQPGTGVVDRSNNIGSGFIVDENGLIITNQHVVSDQNADYKVITEDGEEYEVQDIVRDDFNDIALLKIDAEGLDPVELGDSDALIPGQMVIAIGTPLGEYAGSVTTGVISGLDRSVSTSSGSFFGTVKTFENVIQIDAAVNPGNSGGPLLNSSGEVIGVNFATTSGADNISFALPINRVVNRLEEYRIYGKFLRPFVGIEYEMITESQARYYTDILPGAFVRSVVDGSPAQDAGIKRGDIIVQIEGDPVVSSFIEMIQKFKIGDSVEMKILRDGKEVSVSVVLGEAD
- a CDS encoding S41 family peptidase, which translates into the protein MPNKKEYGTPFQGRPAKINDRSQKDMNKVNKLVGVAILVVITFSLGIFAGRQVESGFVDALDPTKIVRFTGDTNGGDIDIENVDFGLFWNVWKQMTSDYVDKEKVDEKEMFYGAIQGMVNSYGDPATLYLTPEETAAFNDSTAGNLFSGIGAEMGYKDGLIVIISPLKGSPASSAGIQPGDVVLAVDGVDVTTNDSLFDIVLKIRGEEGTDVTLTVLHTDESTPVDITITRGQITVSSMEFKLSEKDPSIAIFDVSRFTEADLRSWQNKWDQMVSQFQESNAEALIIDLRGNPGGFFNAAVYAANEFLKEGTIVSKQQDQRGAVTDFTVTRKGKLLDVPVVVLVNNGSASASEIMSGALQKNNRATVVGIPTYGKGTAQDVRSFPDGSSLHITTLKWLLPDGTWINPDDPIIPDVNIDLTDEDFKQGIDPQMDSAIDILQTEIR
- a CDS encoding 30S ribosomal protein S18, whose product is MAEQIVTSTTSKPTLDDVVDVKSFEDDEPHRGGRRGRRKVKLDLKCPLCESGVKFVTYKDVYQLKKFTSVRGKIISTEKSGVCAKHQRQLTGSIKRARFMALLPYVAADA
- a CDS encoding single-stranded DNA-binding protein; amino-acid sequence: MSVRSLNKVMLIGNLTRDPELRYTANGTPVATFGIATNRTWKDTNGDVQESTQYHNIVAWGKMAEICQQILAKGMMVYVEGELVTRSWEAEDGSTRYKTEVRISEMKLLDSKGRQGVGGGDQSNATADTPKKANSQASVEADEYLVEETGSDEDPTDDELPF
- the rpsF gene encoding 30S ribosomal protein S6, yielding MAQSVKYEMMVALKPLLPDDVRKSVHKGIQQLATDLGGSVDDSDVWGKRYLAYKIQGHNEGYYIVYLLSLPTEALKELKRQMELKQEILRYMVVRVNRPEEIGSSLKKKNFKEDIDREQAALEAME
- the ychF gene encoding redox-regulated ATPase YchF → MSAIRSHSLSIGIVGLPNAGKSTLFNSLTENTVPAENFPFCTIDKNVGVVEVPDPRLESLSKHYQAQKVVPSAITFVDIAGLVKGASEGEGLGNQFLSHIREVDMIMYVLRAFRSQTITHIYERIDPWDDFQIVQTELILKDLDTVERKYAEISKKARVTKEKEIQLQTGTLEKLKSALGEGIPAIDVQLTKDEKEFADDLWLLSSKPRLFILNVQAESLSDAQTQIKMFEDRLPDCRAIAVDVKIVGDLSRMNEAEKFEYIDLLGYQPILIDDVIHTAFEQLQLITFYTGSEKECNAWSIVQGATAKEAAGVIHTDLSTGFITADVVNVEKMIALGGYQQAKEKGLVRNQGKGYIMQDGDYMVVYSH
- a CDS encoding transglutaminase domain-containing protein — its product is MLTLFYHQKRNSHRSILLTAIFLLITILTPVSTPSTINSADTPAFIITTDYNLYYTPNDSFVTVEETLTLEAKDRNYFYPAQTERSFLLPDFTLNEDPQERAFKTSTLTILDERGIELDKQISEIEGGLEVTVPETRDVTFWNSEKFTIRYNTHELVDQVGNVTNLYIPGLPEDTSFISTDDRYGLTTEYRFNTNLHVPKDSPSESFMMPQGGIGVSEDSNTRKYSVTAQDRIGTTAWIQLGTTQYFYFKLIQDTPKTDNIVPEEVNKYSDLLSTNVYELPLPREHSETDQRVFFTKIDPYPTAINRDDEGNLLATFEVPANKDGQIIIEGYIKLTSDGEMAPEDMSLNEYLSLTGSDLDIQQYTRADKYWESNDEFIINIAEDLWKESSTILELINNDYDRIIQTFDYSYSKVEGENPRIGALSALSGGPAVCMEYSDSLIAILRAQGIPARAAIGYGNDPTGAENNIGASEASVQNIGHQWVQVWLPDYGWLSVDPTWGESGRRYIGGNLDHILWYTIGNSDQGFIGTALSTADPITAHVLTSYDVYLQALTEEEFTNANELTSLQELLIRYEGVEVDPISYFLKTTSIGKIIVFIIPIASLLIALMFISALVSTFRKIYKKQRS